The following proteins are encoded in a genomic region of Myxococcus virescens:
- a CDS encoding DHH family phosphoesterase, with the protein MPVTQSLNSRRGTGSSGGELTEPPPPRLAHMPARDKLERLLRVAQGHHKALILTHDNPDPDSLAAAVALAHLLERKAGLKAHIGYGGIIGRAENIAFVKVLRLPVSHVSTIDFDEYDLFGLVDTQPKVGNHSLPARLEAHLVVDHHPLRQESLEAPFADVGGDFGATSTMLVEYLRAARLEPSTEVATGLFYGIKADTRDLGRETTPTDVDSYLWLFPRMDKMLLAQIEHPELPARYFQLYHTAYERAKVYGTAIITDLEEVYSPDMVAEVAERLMFLEGMKWSLAFGTYRNQLFLSLRVKDRRMNAGRLIREICEDYGGSSGGHGSMAGARLPLSGKLAQRKALKRELVAKFVEAFGVANERPVSLLYAQDS; encoded by the coding sequence ATGCCCGTGACACAGTCCCTCAACAGCCGCCGCGGAACCGGAAGCTCGGGAGGCGAGCTGACGGAGCCCCCGCCACCGCGGCTGGCCCATATGCCAGCCCGTGACAAGCTGGAGCGGCTCCTGCGAGTGGCCCAGGGCCACCACAAGGCGCTCATCCTCACCCACGACAACCCGGACCCGGACTCGCTGGCGGCGGCGGTGGCCCTGGCGCACCTGCTCGAGCGCAAGGCGGGCCTGAAGGCCCACATCGGCTACGGCGGCATCATCGGCCGGGCGGAGAACATCGCCTTCGTGAAGGTGCTGCGCCTGCCCGTCTCACACGTGTCGACCATCGACTTCGACGAGTACGACCTCTTCGGGCTGGTGGACACGCAGCCCAAGGTCGGCAACCACTCCCTTCCCGCGCGGCTGGAAGCGCACCTGGTGGTAGACCACCATCCGCTGCGCCAGGAGAGCCTGGAGGCCCCTTTCGCGGACGTGGGCGGCGACTTCGGAGCCACGTCCACCATGCTGGTGGAGTACCTGCGCGCGGCCCGGTTGGAGCCCTCCACGGAGGTGGCCACCGGCCTGTTCTACGGCATCAAGGCGGACACGCGCGACCTGGGCCGGGAGACGACGCCCACGGACGTGGACAGCTACCTGTGGCTGTTCCCGCGCATGGACAAGATGCTGCTGGCGCAGATTGAGCACCCCGAGCTGCCCGCGCGCTACTTCCAGCTGTACCACACGGCCTACGAGCGGGCGAAGGTGTACGGGACGGCCATCATCACCGACCTGGAGGAGGTCTACTCCCCGGACATGGTGGCGGAGGTGGCCGAGCGGCTGATGTTCCTCGAAGGCATGAAGTGGTCGCTGGCCTTCGGGACGTACCGCAACCAGCTCTTCCTCAGCTTGCGCGTCAAGGACCGGCGGATGAACGCGGGGCGCCTCATCCGCGAAATCTGCGAGGACTACGGCGGCTCGTCCGGCGGCCACGGCAGCATGGCCGGAGCGCGGCTGCCGCTGTCCGGGAAGCTGGCGCAGCGCAAGGCGCTCAAGCGCGAGCTGGTGGCCAAGTTCGTGGAGGCGTTCGGCGTCGCCAACGAGCGGCCGGTGTCGCTGCTGTACGCGCAGGACTCGTGA
- a CDS encoding serine/threonine-protein kinase: MSQPTSPQKTTRVFGNYEVLSVLGKGGMAEVYRARVLSGPREGWTVALKRLLPALTRDPESVSLFAREAQLSKQLHHPNIVTVLDAGALEGIYFIVMELVDGRDLGQILRRCKVRGIPLPLDFAVYLGKVLLEALAYAHSATGPQGERLGIVHCDVSPSNLFISRVGEIKLGDFGVSRVLVDGKLQGGEVLGKPYYLSPESLLGEVNPEADLWAATVVLYELLTLERPFTGTTPDAVFNAIRARQYRPLRELRPDIPEALEAVVARAFAERPEDRFPTAEEFAQALTPHYDERVGTPLAIAAVVRGLFGASDEVPAAPSPSGTPPTPGSRAG, encoded by the coding sequence GTGAGCCAGCCGACTTCCCCGCAGAAGACCACGCGGGTCTTCGGCAACTACGAAGTCCTCTCCGTGCTGGGCAAGGGCGGCATGGCGGAGGTGTACCGGGCCCGGGTGTTGTCCGGCCCGCGTGAAGGCTGGACGGTGGCGCTCAAGCGCCTGTTGCCCGCGCTGACGCGGGATCCGGAGTCCGTGTCGCTGTTCGCCCGCGAGGCCCAGCTGTCCAAGCAGCTCCACCACCCCAACATCGTCACGGTGCTGGATGCCGGCGCGCTGGAGGGCATCTACTTCATCGTGATGGAGCTGGTGGACGGCCGCGACCTGGGGCAGATCCTCCGGCGCTGCAAGGTGCGCGGGATTCCACTGCCGCTCGACTTCGCGGTGTACCTGGGCAAGGTGCTGCTGGAGGCGCTCGCGTACGCGCACTCCGCGACGGGGCCCCAGGGCGAGCGGCTGGGCATCGTCCACTGCGACGTGTCGCCGTCCAACCTCTTCATCTCCCGCGTGGGCGAAATCAAGCTGGGCGACTTCGGCGTGTCGCGCGTGCTGGTGGACGGCAAGCTCCAGGGCGGCGAAGTGCTGGGCAAGCCCTACTACCTGTCCCCTGAATCGCTGCTCGGCGAGGTGAACCCGGAGGCCGACCTGTGGGCCGCCACGGTGGTGCTCTACGAGCTGCTGACGCTGGAGCGCCCCTTCACCGGCACGACGCCGGATGCCGTGTTCAACGCCATCCGCGCCCGGCAGTACCGGCCCCTGCGGGAGCTGCGGCCCGACATCCCGGAGGCGCTGGAGGCCGTGGTGGCTCGGGCCTTCGCGGAGCGTCCCGAGGACCGTTTCCCGACAGCGGAGGAGTTCGCCCAGGCGCTGACGCCCCACTACGACGAACGCGTGGGCACGCCGCTGGCCATCGCCGCCGTGGTGCGCGGACTCTTCGGCGCCAGTGACGAGGTGCCCGCCGCGCCGTCGCCCAGCGGGACGCCGCCGACGCCGGGCTCGCGCGCGGGGTAG
- a CDS encoding ATP-binding response regulator, with translation MSGVLIAEDEEALLEVFAEVVEALGYRAIRAHNGEDALMLARTEPPDLVVSDHMMPRRTGMELLRAMRAEPSLASVPFVLLSAARPAGREEADVFLAKPVDLSAFEEAITGALRSRPPVAVPTFPEPKASTDPRRGGFLAREEVLNWVAHELKTPLSSARLNAQVLLRKVEKRGEDDEARSVDAVLRQLDRMNHLISSILDASRLSEGKVELRPRQGDLAVFLRELIQEWRDLEPQVDFVLRGAEEPVFLPFDGERVRQVLNNLLSNAVKYGGETRRVELGLALHPGLVDIHVRDWGIGISAGALPSVFERFQRADGEPAQGHGLGLYIASSLAKLHGGSLSVKSVLGEGATFHLRLPLSRRSVS, from the coding sequence ATGAGTGGCGTCCTCATCGCGGAGGACGAGGAAGCGCTGCTCGAGGTCTTCGCCGAGGTCGTGGAGGCGCTCGGCTACCGCGCCATCCGGGCCCACAATGGCGAAGACGCGCTCATGCTTGCGCGCACGGAGCCGCCAGACCTGGTGGTCAGCGACCACATGATGCCCCGCCGCACGGGGATGGAGCTGCTGCGCGCCATGCGGGCGGAGCCGAGCCTCGCATCGGTTCCCTTCGTGCTGCTGAGCGCCGCGCGGCCCGCGGGGAGGGAGGAGGCGGACGTCTTTCTCGCCAAGCCCGTGGACCTGAGCGCATTCGAAGAGGCCATCACCGGCGCGCTTCGCTCGAGGCCTCCCGTGGCCGTGCCCACCTTCCCCGAGCCGAAGGCCTCCACGGACCCGCGCAGGGGGGGCTTCCTGGCCCGTGAGGAGGTGCTCAACTGGGTGGCCCATGAGCTGAAGACGCCGCTCTCCTCGGCCCGCCTCAACGCCCAGGTCCTGCTGCGCAAGGTGGAGAAGCGGGGCGAGGACGACGAGGCCCGTTCGGTGGACGCCGTACTGCGGCAACTGGATCGGATGAACCACCTCATCTCCTCCATCCTGGACGCCTCGCGCCTGTCCGAAGGCAAGGTGGAGCTGAGGCCCAGGCAGGGCGACCTCGCCGTCTTCCTCCGGGAACTCATCCAGGAGTGGCGCGACCTGGAGCCGCAGGTGGACTTCGTGCTGCGGGGCGCCGAGGAGCCCGTGTTCCTTCCCTTCGACGGGGAGCGGGTGCGGCAGGTGCTCAACAACCTGCTCTCCAACGCGGTGAAGTACGGGGGCGAGACACGGCGGGTCGAACTGGGCCTCGCTCTGCACCCCGGGCTGGTGGACATCCACGTCCGGGATTGGGGCATCGGCATCTCCGCGGGGGCGCTTCCCTCCGTCTTCGAGCGCTTCCAGCGGGCGGACGGCGAGCCTGCCCAGGGGCATGGCCTGGGGCTCTACATCGCCTCGTCGCTGGCGAAGCTGCACGGCGGCTCGTTGTCGGTGAAGTCCGTGCTGGGGGAGGGGGCGACCTTCCACCTTCGGCTGCCCCTGAGCCGGCGTTCCGTGTCCTAG
- a CDS encoding ATPase domain-containing protein, producing MDRRTWSLFETGIPSFDTLLGGGIPRRQSIIVAGDPGSGKTVLCSQMAFLAAARGLPVVLVTVTSEPHDKLVGELSSFSFFREELLDEKLFVMSAYSSLKQGAKETRDLIIQTVRKRGAKLLFIDGLRSIRDLWQDEARLREFLYELGIGLAAADCVGLFTTEYPLEKLLTLPEATTVDGIVSLAVVKHGARRMRRVEVVKLRGRPHLSGEHLMRIDEDGVSFIPRLESLVSAGRDVEPPEERVSFGLPELDVLMEGGLPRTSATLLAGSMGIGKTLLAAHFAVEGARRDEHSLFVSFHDSTESLAARARRIQLDVARFVRSGLITYLYIPPTEQEADLVLDHIFQEVERRNVKRLVIDGLTTLEQSIAERERRPLFLGALAEKLRRAGVTTLYTREVSKVAGTELDFSDAPVSILGENLLLLRYVELRGRIHRILSVLKMRDSKYDNDLREFQIADSGMKVLATMRSAEGLLTGQARPIGTSIGAPE from the coding sequence ATGGATCGCCGGACGTGGTCGCTCTTCGAGACGGGCATCCCGAGTTTCGACACGCTGCTGGGCGGAGGCATCCCCAGGCGACAATCCATCATCGTGGCTGGAGATCCGGGCAGCGGGAAGACGGTGCTGTGCAGCCAGATGGCCTTCCTCGCCGCGGCGCGAGGCCTGCCCGTCGTGCTGGTCACCGTCACGTCCGAACCCCATGACAAGCTCGTGGGCGAGCTGAGCAGCTTCAGCTTCTTCAGGGAGGAGCTGCTGGACGAAAAGCTCTTCGTGATGAGCGCCTACTCATCGCTCAAGCAGGGCGCGAAGGAGACGCGGGACCTCATCATCCAGACGGTGCGCAAGCGGGGCGCGAAGCTGCTCTTCATCGATGGCCTTCGCTCCATCCGGGACCTCTGGCAGGACGAGGCGCGCCTGCGCGAGTTCCTCTATGAGCTGGGCATCGGCCTGGCCGCGGCGGATTGCGTCGGCCTCTTCACCACCGAGTACCCACTGGAGAAGCTGCTGACGCTGCCCGAAGCCACCACGGTGGACGGCATCGTCTCCCTGGCGGTGGTGAAGCACGGCGCCCGCCGCATGCGCCGCGTGGAGGTCGTGAAGCTGCGCGGCCGGCCCCACCTGTCGGGGGAGCACCTGATGCGCATCGACGAGGACGGGGTGTCTTTCATCCCGCGCCTGGAGTCGCTGGTGTCCGCTGGGAGGGACGTGGAGCCGCCCGAGGAGCGCGTCAGCTTCGGGTTGCCGGAGCTGGACGTCTTGATGGAGGGCGGCCTGCCCCGCACGAGCGCCACGCTGCTCGCGGGCAGCATGGGCATTGGCAAGACGCTGCTGGCCGCGCACTTCGCGGTGGAGGGGGCGCGCCGGGACGAGCACTCCCTCTTCGTGTCGTTCCATGACTCCACGGAGTCGCTCGCCGCTCGGGCGCGGCGCATCCAACTGGACGTGGCGCGCTTCGTGAGGAGCGGGCTCATCACCTACCTGTACATCCCGCCGACGGAACAGGAGGCGGACCTGGTGCTGGACCACATCTTCCAGGAGGTTGAGCGGCGGAACGTGAAGCGGCTCGTCATCGATGGCCTCACGACGCTCGAGCAGTCCATCGCCGAGCGGGAGCGCAGGCCGCTCTTCCTGGGGGCGCTCGCGGAGAAGCTGCGCCGGGCGGGGGTGACGACGCTGTACACCCGGGAGGTCTCCAAGGTGGCCGGCACGGAGCTCGACTTCAGCGATGCGCCCGTCTCCATCCTCGGGGAGAACTTGCTCCTCTTGCGCTACGTGGAGCTGCGCGGGCGCATCCACCGCATCCTGTCGGTGCTCAAGATGCGCGACAGCAAGTACGACAATGACTTGCGCGAGTTCCAGATCGCCGACTCGGGGATGAAGGTGCTGGCGACGATGCGCTCCGCGGAAGGGCTGCTGACGGGGCAGGCCCGGCCCATTGGGACGAGCATCGGGGCCCCGGAATGA
- a CDS encoding Fic family protein: MKERYQDIDEKNETLRGYLDIYKDKPDAREFLDKMEMSWIYHDAALEGVVYTHQELMAALFPHRTSAEASMIPVVLEIRNHKAVCDFIREEAAGAKKQAQITLTTIKRMHDLFLGNTPEAQTERARMERRERTEKELAKERDRSGLRKDMPLHRTYFHDISQPAKIQPELEKLVDYTASAEFREFHPIKQAATVQHKFVQIFPFTEHSGKVGRMCSNLILLRNGYMPAVIHSIDRQRYYESFRGPVAGFRTVLMDAMENSLDNGMKYFRDLGRKYKALNS, translated from the coding sequence CGACATCTACAAGGACAAGCCGGACGCGCGCGAGTTCTTGGACAAGATGGAGATGTCGTGGATCTACCACGACGCCGCGCTAGAGGGAGTCGTCTACACGCATCAGGAACTGATGGCCGCGCTGTTCCCTCATCGAACCAGCGCGGAAGCCTCCATGATTCCGGTGGTCCTCGAAATCCGGAACCACAAGGCCGTCTGTGACTTCATCCGTGAGGAGGCAGCGGGCGCCAAGAAGCAGGCGCAAATCACGCTGACCACCATCAAGCGGATGCACGACCTCTTCCTGGGCAACACGCCGGAGGCCCAGACGGAGCGCGCGCGCATGGAGCGCCGCGAGCGCACGGAGAAGGAGCTGGCCAAGGAGCGCGACAGGTCCGGGCTGCGCAAGGACATGCCGCTGCACCGCACGTACTTCCACGACATCTCCCAGCCGGCGAAGATCCAGCCGGAGTTGGAGAAGCTCGTGGACTACACGGCCAGCGCCGAGTTCCGCGAGTTCCACCCCATCAAGCAGGCGGCCACGGTCCAGCACAAGTTCGTGCAGATCTTCCCCTTCACCGAGCACAGCGGGAAGGTGGGGCGCATGTGCAGCAACCTCATCCTGCTGCGCAACGGCTACATGCCCGCCGTCATCCACTCCATCGACCGGCAGCGCTACTACGAGTCCTTCCGGGGCCCCGTGGCGGGCTTCCGGACGGTGCTGATGGACGCGATGGAGAACTCGCTCGACAACGGCATGAAGTACTTCCGGGACCTGGGGCGCAAGTACAAGGCCCTGAACAGCTAG
- a CDS encoding cysteine desulfurase family protein, giving the protein MTYWDYNAAAPVRPEVATLLSRAFASSGYGNASSVHQEGRAARARLDAARAKVARVLGCEPKEVSFTGSGSEADALALVGAWHLRPQPERRRVVTSAVEHPALLGAVAQLEREGAHVVRVAPGPDGRVREADMLEALTPDAALCSLMWANNETGVLQPAREVALACRQRGVLFHTDAVQAAGKVPLSLREVDADLLSLSAHKFGGPPGVGVLMVRKSVDVRALTPGHQEGGRRGGTQNVPYAEALALALALADAELPETTARLTPLRDAFEREVTARLPGVHINGGAAPRVPNTSNLRFDGVEGESLLIALDLEGICVSSGAACASGTLTPSHVLRAMGLSPAQARGSLRFSMGPGTTEADVARVVDALVRHVPHVRALAG; this is encoded by the coding sequence GTGACGTACTGGGACTACAACGCGGCCGCGCCGGTGCGACCGGAGGTGGCGACGCTGCTGTCGCGCGCCTTCGCGTCGAGCGGCTATGGCAATGCGTCCAGCGTGCACCAGGAGGGCCGCGCGGCCCGGGCCCGGCTGGACGCGGCACGGGCGAAGGTGGCCCGCGTGCTCGGCTGCGAGCCGAAGGAAGTCAGCTTCACCGGCTCTGGCAGTGAGGCGGACGCGCTGGCGCTCGTGGGCGCCTGGCACCTGCGGCCCCAGCCCGAGCGGCGGCGGGTGGTGACTTCCGCGGTGGAGCACCCCGCCCTGCTCGGCGCGGTGGCGCAGTTGGAGCGGGAAGGCGCCCACGTCGTGCGGGTGGCGCCCGGCCCGGACGGGCGCGTGCGCGAAGCCGACATGCTGGAGGCCCTGACGCCGGACGCGGCCTTGTGCTCGTTGATGTGGGCCAACAACGAGACAGGCGTGCTCCAGCCCGCGAGGGAGGTGGCGCTCGCGTGCCGTCAGCGCGGCGTGCTGTTCCACACGGACGCGGTTCAGGCCGCGGGCAAGGTGCCCCTGTCCCTGCGCGAGGTGGACGCGGACCTGCTGTCCCTGTCCGCGCACAAGTTCGGCGGCCCTCCGGGCGTGGGCGTGCTGATGGTTCGCAAGAGCGTGGACGTCCGCGCGCTCACGCCGGGCCACCAGGAAGGCGGCCGTCGCGGAGGGACGCAGAACGTGCCCTACGCGGAGGCGCTGGCGCTGGCGCTCGCGTTGGCCGATGCGGAGCTGCCTGAGACAACGGCGCGGCTGACCCCGCTCCGCGATGCCTTCGAGCGGGAGGTGACGGCGCGACTGCCCGGCGTGCACATCAACGGCGGCGCGGCCCCGCGCGTGCCCAACACCAGCAACCTGCGCTTCGACGGCGTGGAGGGTGAGTCGCTGCTCATCGCCCTGGATCTGGAGGGCATCTGCGTGTCCTCCGGCGCCGCCTGCGCGTCCGGCACGCTGACGCCGTCGCATGTCCTGCGGGCCATGGGCCTGTCGCCCGCGCAGGCCCGAGGCAGCCTTCGCTTCAGCATGGGCCCCGGCACGACGGAAGCGGACGTGGCGCGCGTGGTGGACGCGCTCGTGCGGCATGTGCCGCACGTCCGCGCGCTGGCCGGCTAG